A stretch of Porites lutea chromosome 5, jaPorLute2.1, whole genome shotgun sequence DNA encodes these proteins:
- the LOC140937518 gene encoding uncharacterized protein, which produces MQQMDPEGLESRAVGVKNKKKKQPFRTRGPNWVHSVDGHNKLMGFQNDTFPLAIYGSIDTASRKLLWLRVWTNNREPRLIGRWYLEYLYENKVIPSYLRMDRGTETGVMATMHAFLRQHHGDIDPTETMIYGPSTANQIERWWKELHERLEKYFKDKLTWLKNEHHYNPHDAKDRMLLAFVMIPLLQKELDTFKDTVWNTHRIRQQKDTVLPHGIPEHIYNFPSEYGLEESGWPVTEEHLREVANYAGVLEVEDDFLDARFRGECERLIPNTEKIEPEDCVTAFLFLKTHFSLQVSV; this is translated from the exons ATGCAGCAAATGGATCCTGAAGGACTTGAAAGTCGTGCAGTCGGCgtcaaaaacaagaagaagaagcagcCTTTCAGAACTAGAGGCCCAAACTGGGTACATTCTGTTGATGGGCATAATAAGCTGATGGGCTTTCAGAATGATACCTTCCCATTAGCGATATATGGCAGTATTGACACAGCAAGCAGGAAGTTACTTTGGCTTCGTGTCTGGACCAACAATAGAGAGCCAAGACTGATAGGCCGTTGGTATCTCGAGTATCTATATGAGAACAAAGTTATTCCCTCGTACTTGAGGATGGACCGAGGTACAGAGACTGGTGTAATGGCAACCATGCATGCATTCCTCAGACAACATCATGGCGATATAGATCCAACAGAAACAATGATTTATGGGCCATCAACTGCTAACCAA ATTGAAAGATGGTGGAAGGAGTTACATGAAAGACTTGAAAAGTACTTTAAAGATAAACTTACCTGGCTTAAAAATGAGCACCACTACAATCCACATGATGCAAAAGATCG GATGCTCTTGGCATTTGTTATGATTCCTCTATTGCAAAAGGAGCTGGACACATTTAAAGATACAGTTTGGAACACTCACAGGATTCGACAACAGAAAGATACGGTGTTGCCCCACGGTATTCCTGAGCACATTTACAATTTTCCGTCCGAATATGGCCTGGAAGAAAGTG GTTGGCCTGTCACAGAGGAGCACCTTAGAGAGGTAGCAAATTATGCTGGGGTACTTGAAGTGGAAGATGATTTCCTTGATGCAAGATTCAGAGGAGAATGTGAACGCTTGATTCCCAACACTGAGAAAATAGAACCTGAAGACTGTGTAacagcattcctgtttcttAAGACACATTTTAGCTTACAAGTATCTGTGTAA
- the LOC140936951 gene encoding large ribosomal subunit protein uL29-like has protein sequence MVKVKAHELRGKKKEELLKQLDELKTELSQLEVAKVTGGAASKLSKIKLVRKSIARVLTVISHSQRENLRKFYKTKKFKPLDLRPKKTRAMRRALTKHEASLKTLKQQKKLTHFSLRKYAVKE, from the exons ATG GTGAAGGTAAAAGCTCACGAGCTTCGCgggaagaaaaaggaagagcTTCTGAAGCAGCTTGATGAACTCAAGACTGAGTTGTCACAACTGGAAGTTGCTAAGGTGACAGGAGGAGCTGCTTCCAAACTCTCTAAAAT AAAACTTGTACGAAAATCCATTGCTCGTGTTTTGACTGTCATCAGCCATTCTCAGCGTGAGAACCTGCGAAAGTTCTACAAAACCAAGAAATTCAAACCTCTTGACCTCAGGCCCAAGAAGACCCGTGCTATGAGGCGCGCCCTCACCAAGCATGAAGCCTCTCTCAAGACCCTGAAACAGCAGAAGAAGCTAACACACTTCTCACTTAGGAAATATGCTGTGAAGGAGTAA
- the LOC140937121 gene encoding uncharacterized protein, translated as MANKEYTEEELNYFRVCYITTHIIREGLKELFKSEWDRHHSPRFGLWQDTARNGQDFFRMESEKSRSKNSRLLSIIQNGNTEEWDCTCFFFAILYSNTLGSVISPTIAKDVDDLRMFRNEVFAHRSKACFPEAEFQRCVSKVSNALASLHLTTVELQRIINQRSFPTEELQKLQEQVTVLEDEIQGKPKSFEILPQAPSHAVVERKVEVENILQKFRDLEKINEADSIVTIYISGNPGCGKSQVARQVGRQFFAREAAKNDHDSCALVMTLNAESEQSVLDSYYTFARKVGVTEYSLNSITGGDSVLLPYEKISHLKTLVSSKMENYCSWLLVYDNVNKLSSIRDYLPNEHWGGCGHVLVTTQDGIHIPEADPLCASVSLSKGMQSEDARILLRKICGFSSDSEDESLVLNALDYQPLAIACAAVYIQFIGVSQRTSSSDTWKKYLKKLETLEKRALTERAYEQTNRSYQSSMTASVTLALEKMVQEPTFEHVIPFLALGASTPVNVDLIVHYLAKQDPDCDEDFATSEIVKCALLLRHSPDDGLDIHVQVKMHQVVREVFKRYLLDKYSKEQIAGFILLYIETLSTSVQHDPFHFDLNFHMTSKMMAPHVKSLSDWLTGRWNLVLANTSEKGALQRTLFNFGDICRKHAFLFEARDYFDYALQIAKDDYDCEDHNKISFTATILNNLGLIFQETDQFKMAELYYTRALEILRALHPPNTSLPEIADSLNKLGTLFFICLLRKIQYGLRPSKLVTRYCNDNSCMAKAKDYFQQSLDMRKQLYGLEHPEVASSLSNVGSIHSMMGDLETAKDSFQRSHALRKKIYGEKHPCVADSLNNIGILNSEMDLTVEAVQYHEKALEMRKELFFHDHTVIADSYNNLALAYQYNGQLEQAKECFEEALRIREKISGKEHTSVAAVLINFSELWLQLGEVKEGEDLCDRAQKILGQFIFKEHRLLCSGFIPNGEPSEHFKSCMKKLARYVQAVAQAGHRTVLDDPLPPERFPIKCKVPASTFSDWIAYLRCQLL; from the coding sequence ATGGCCAACAAAGAATACACCGAAGAGGAGCTCAATTATTTTCGTGTTTGTTATATCACCACCCACATCATCAGGGAAGGTCTGAAAGAACTGTTTAAAAGCGAATGGGACCGACACCACAGTCCCAGGTTTGGTTTATGGCAAGATACTGCAAGAAATGGGCAGGATTTCTTTAGAATGGAATCAGAAAAGAGTCGTTCAAAAAATTCGAGACTCTTGTCTATCATTCAAAATGGAAACACAGAAGAATGGGATTGTacatgttttttctttgcaattCTCTATTCTAACACCCTGGGGTCTGTAATAAGCCCCACAATCGCTAAAGATGTAGACGATTTGCGAATGTTCCGTAATGAAGTATTTGCACATCGTTCTAAAGCTTGTTTTCCTGAAGCAGAGTTTCAGAGATGTGTATCCAAAGTGTCAAATGCACTCGCGTCTCTTCATCTTACGACTGTAGAGCTGCAGAGAATAATCAACCAAAGAAGTTTCCCTACTGAGGAACTTCAGAAGCTTCAAGAGCAGGTTACGGTCTTGGAGGATGAGATACAAGGTAAACCTAAATCTTTCGAGATTCTTCCACAGGCGCCTTCTCATGCGGTTGTCGAAAGGAAAGTGGAAGTTGAAAACATCTTGCAGAAATTCAGAGATCTCGAGAAGATCAATGAAGCTGATTCTATCGTTACAATTTATATCTCTGGTAATCCAGGATGTGGCAAAAGTCAAGTTGCTCGACAAGTTGGAAGACAGTTCTTTGCAAGAGAAGCCGCTAAGAATGACCATGATAGTTGTGCGCTTGTAATGACCTTGAATGCTGAAAGTGAACAGTCCGTGCTAGATTCTTACTACACGTTTGCCCGCAAAGTAGGTGTCACCGAATATTCCCTTAACAGTATCACAGGAGGGGACTCAGTTTTGTTGCCCTATGAAAAGATCTCTCATCTTAAAACTCTTGTTTCCTCCAAAATGGAAAACTATTGCAGTTGGTTACTTGTATATGACAATGTCAATAAACTGAGCAGCATTAGAGATTACTTGCCTAATGAACATTGGGGAGGTTGTGGACATGTTCTTGTAACTACCCAGGACGGTATTCACATACCAGAAGCTGATCCTCTTTGTGCAAGTGTTTCTCTTAGTAAGGGAATGCAGTCTGAAGATGCCAGGATTCTACTTCGAAAGATTTGCGGGTTTTCAAGTGATAGTGAAGATGAGTCCTTGGTCCTGAACGCTTTGGACTATCAGCCTTTGGCCATTGCTTGTGCTGCAGTTTATATTCAGTTCATTGGAGTGAGCCAGAGGACAAGCTCTAGCGACACTTGGAAAAAATACCTGAAGAAATTGGAAACACTAGAAAAGCGAGCTCTTACAGAGAGAGCTTACGAACAGACAAACAGGTCATATCAATCTTCAATGACTGCTTCTGTCACGTTGGCATTGGAAAAAATGGTTCAGGAGCCAACTTTTGAACATGTGATTCCATTTCTCGCCTTGGGTGCCTCAACACCGGTAAATGTTGATTTAATTGTTCATTATCTTGCAAAGCAAGATCCAGATTGCGATGAAGACTTTGCGACTAGTGAAATCGTGAAATGCGCTCTACTTCTGCGACATTCGCCAGATGACGGTTTagacatacatgtacaagtgAAGATGCACCAAGTTGTTCGTGAGGTATTTAAGAGGTACCTTCTTGATAAGTATAGCAAGGAGCAGATTGCAGGATTCATTCTACTTTACATTGAAACACTGTCAACCTCTGTCCAACATGACCCATTTCATTTTGACCTGAACTTCCATATGACCTCAAAAATGATGGCACCTCATGTGAAATCACTCTCTGATTGGCTCACAGGCCGTTGGAACCTAGTCTTGGCAAACACCAGCGAAAAGGGTGCACTGCAAAGAACTCTTTTCAACTTTGGGGACATTTGTAGGAAACATGCTTTCCTGTTTGAGGCTAGGGATTACTTCGATTATGCCTTACAAATTGCTAAAGATGACTATGATTGCGAAGATCATAACAAAATCAGTTTTACTGCCACTATATTAAACAACCTAGGTCtgatttttcaggaaactgaccAGTTTAAAATGGCTGAACTGTATTACACCCGTGCTCTAGAAATTCTTAGGGCACTACACCCACCAAACACAAGTCTGCCAGAAATTGCAGACTCACTGAACAAATTGGGAACACTCTTCTTCATTTGTTTGCTTAGGAAGATACAATACGGTCTCCGGCCGTCTAAATTAGTTACACGTTACTGCAATGACAACTCCTGTATGGCAAAAGCAAAAGATTACTTTCAGCAATCCCTTGACATGAGGAAACAGCTCTATGGTCTTGAGCATCCTGAAGTTGCATCTTCACTTTCTAATGTTGGTTCTATCCACAGTATGATGGGTGATCTAGAAACTGCAAAAGACTCTTTCCAACGGTCACATGctcttagaaaaaaaatatatggtgaAAAACACCCATGTGTTGCAGATTCTTTGAACAACATTGGAATCTTGAACAGCGAAATGGACCTTACCGTGGAGGCAGTTCAGTACCACGAGAAGGCATTGGAAATGAGGAAGGAACTTTTCTTTCATGATCATACTGTGATAGCCGATTCATATAATAACCTTGCACTTGCTTACCAATACAATGGTCAACTTGAGCAAGCAAAGGAATGCTTTGAAGAGGCATTGCGTATCAGGGAAAAAATCTCAGGGAAAGAGCATACATCGGTAGCAGCAGTGTTGATTAATTTCAGTGAGCTTTGGTTGCAGTTGGGTGAAGTGAAGGAGGGTGAAGACCTCTGTGATCGTGCTCAGAAGATTCTGGGCcaatttattttcaaagaaCACAGATTGCTTTGCAGTGGATTTATTCCAAATGGTGAACCAAGTGAACACTTTAAATCTTGCATGAAAAAGCTCGCTCGTTATGTACAGGCCGTTGCACAAGCAGGACACCGCACTGTTCTTGACGACCCGCTTCCTCCTGAAAGATTTCCCATAAAATGCAAAGTACCTGCTTCTACTTTCAGTGACTGGATTGCCTACTTGAGATGTCAACTTTTATGA
- the LOC140938392 gene encoding myosin heavy chain kinase C-like, whose amino-acid sequence MSWSKTPSTVDFSIDKEPFGKGGFRQAFKAISNDEEFQGTWVIKKYLPKSISDIESTGQSIEQHTKKVVQMHYLARNFAARLSQELQASDDHILFGETLKYNKIFLGKLDSDEYVTVEELVEGSFVKHINNNGHICGDTNNPVCNKAECLAHYSFERSNKEVMVVDIQGCDYLLFDPEVASKELKSNEEFFFCTGNLSISAINNFIESHKCNWYCELLKLPELTNL is encoded by the coding sequence ATGTCGTGGTCGAAGACACCATCTACAGTTGATTTCTCTATCGACAAAGAACCCTTTGGGAAAGGTGGTTTCAGGCAAGCTTTTAAAGCTATAAGCAATGACGAGGAATTTCAAGGTACCTGGGTAATCAAAAAGTATCTTCCAAAATCAATAAGTGATATCGAGTCCACAGGTCAATCAATAGAACAACACACCAAGAAAGTGGTACAAATGCACTATCTTGCCAGAAACTTCGCTGCACGATTAAGTCAAGAATTGCAAGCTAGTGATGATCATATACTGTTTGGAGAAACGCTGAAATACAACAAAATCTTTTTGGGTAAGCTTGACTCTGATGAGTATGTTACAGTTGAGGAATTGGTAGAAGGGTCCTTTGTCAAGCATATCAATAATAATGGGCACATTTGTGGTGACACTAATAACCCTGTTTGTAATAAGGCTGAATGCCTAGCTCATTATTCCTTTGAACGGTCAAACAAAGAAGTAATGGTTGTTGATATCCAAGGTTGTGATTACTTACTTTTTGACCCTGAAGTAGCTTCCAAAGAACtcaaatcaaatgaagaattttttttctgtactgGTAATTTGTCAATCAGCgctataaataattttattgaaaGCCACAAATGCAACTGGTATTGTGAACTACTCAAGTTGCCTGAACTTACAAActtgtaa
- the LOC140938538 gene encoding uncharacterized protein — MESGTSTDYTYSATTDAKTESNVKEPKAPEGTLLRQVQDAKESISVLKNQVSFADQCLSLLHNQMKHASDTLAILQDQVELAQKTVNSLSLGTAAGLTIQNPQATVAPALSTASRSHPSWINPQSGESDEQRVFVHDCEGPKVYTLSKSSISLGNPAVSECSVSHDHGQVPCVVHQVPVHCHCPACLSHTSVHRVPQPCHPSPHSTTTGTPVVQVSPEMPPAPQTVSAVSSQEVTTDASNNQAKMLHLSPSKSASSHEHDKNSPGDDKSCTKKESVTTSPMAHQLLQVIDVLQTEDDDDGGSAIRSTKTSLASLLHGVSIPQTSPYGHGAFSWQRVSRRNRKQNVSPLKIALSHSLVSPDKQSSVRTVCRDHPELMRVPAPVLASSLEPEFLVVPTSSFSYESPPTSASDDGGKEETKSCEILLVKKSVTSSSSVTTSCPSVTHTSNDSDAGDGKECRNDGCCTKDKSQPAISPSFVKKHHSDVTADVNGVSVSLSPPRKIFTGTSPLNSDIGTSYNSKMPNSRSHCSTHSRRELVATKGSDSAETVSLSAAVSHLEHVQGKTPVLSTACHVTDSQAPAMAVISLPNDNSANSAQKQTTPTTKKPIILSRRSSRSSEQNIPQGLVVLVPTIEDAKRLIASSGGPSDGHTPVLVPQHMLNEIHSKNTGEQVETQQPLSGKRKHDTLSSPCSVPSKRPAIDSVVID, encoded by the exons ATGGAATCAGGCACTTCAACAGATTACACTTATTCTGCAACAACTGATGCAAAAACAGAAAGCAATGTAAAGGAGCCGAAGGCACCTGAAGGTACCTTGTTACGACAAGTTCAAGATGCTAAGGAAAGTATCTCTGTTCTTAAGAACCAGGTCTCCTTTGCAGATCAGTGCCTGAGCCTGCTTCATAATCAGATGAAACATGCCTCAGACACTCTAGCCATTCTTCAGGATCAAGTTGAGTTAGCTCAGAAAACAGTAAACTCTTTGAGTCTAGGAACTGCAGCTGGGCTAACAATTCAAAATCCACAAGCAACTGTGGCCCCAGCATTGTCAACAGCCAGCAGATCTCATCCTTCTTGGATTAATCCCCAATCTGGTGAATCGGATGAGCAACGGGTGTTTGTTCATGACTGTGAAGGACCAAAAGTCTATACATTGAGCAAATCAAGCATCTCGTTGGGAAATCCAGCTGTGTCAGAATGCTCTGTGTCACATGATCATGGACAGGTACCATGTGTTGTTCATCAAGTGCCAGTACATTGTCACTGTCCAGCTTGCCTTTCTCACACAAGCGTTCACCGTGTGCCACAGCCTTGCCATCCTTCTCCTCACAGTACCACCACAGGTACACCAGTAGTGCAAGTTAGCCCAGAAATGCCACCAGCACCTCAAACTGTCAGTGCAGTGTCCAGTCAAGAAGTGACAACGGATGCGTCTAATAACCAAGCAAAGATGCTTCATTTAAGTCCTTCAAAAAGTGCATCAAGTCATGAACATGACAAGAACAGTCCAGGAGATGATAAAAGCTGTACCAAAAAAGAATCAGTAACGACATCGCCCATGGCACACCAGCTTCTACAAGTGATTGATGTTTTGCAAactgaagatgatgatgatggcggcAGTGCTATTAGGTCTACAAAGACATCTCTCGCATCATTGTTACATGGTGTCAGTATTCCTCAGACTTCCCCATATGGACATGGTGCATTCTCCTGGCAGAGGGTGTCACGTCGCAATCGCAAACAGAATGTGAGTCCTTTAAAAATAGCTTTGTCACATTCACTGGTATCTCCTGACAAGCAGTCCTCAG TGAGAACGGTGTGTAGAGATCATCCAGAATTAATGCGAGTTCCAGCTCCAGTTTTGGCATCCAGTCTTGAGCCTGAGTTCCTGGTCGTACCGACCAGCAGTTTCTCTTATGAGAGTCCTCCGACCTCGGCAAGTGACGACGGTGGCAAGGAGGAGACGAAAAGTTGTGAAATTTTATTGGTTAagaaaagtgtgacgtcatCCTCTTCTGTCACTACCTCTTGTCCTAGTGTCACACATACTTCAAACGATTCCGATGCTGGTGATGGAAAGGAATGTAGAAATGATGGGTGTTGTACTAAAGACAAATCACAGCCTGCCATTTCACCTTCATTTGTTAAGAAGCATCATTCTGATGTAACAGCTGATGTTAACGGTGTTTCTGTGTCTTTAAGTCCTCCGAGAAAAATATTTACCGGGACAAGCCCGCTTAACTCGGACATCGGCACTTCGTACAATTCGAAGATGCCAAATTCAAGGTCTCATTGTTCTACTCATAGTAGACGTGAACTTGTCGCGACTAAGGGGAGTGATTCAGCTGAGACTGTTTCATTATCAGCTGCTGTATCTCATCTCGAGCATGTCCAGGGAAAAACTCCTGTTTTATCAACGgcttgtcacgtgactgattcGCAGGCGCCAGCTATGGCTGTCATTTCGTTGCCGAATGATAACTCAGCGAATTCAGCTCAAAAACAGACGACGCCCACAACTAAGAAACCGATCATTTTGTCACGACGTTCCTCTCGAAGCAGCGAACAGAACATACCGCAAGGACTTGTAGTGCTTGTACCCACAATTGAGGACGCTAAGCGACTGATCGCTTCTTCAGGGGGGCCGTCGGATGGCCACACCCCTGTGCTGGTACCACAACACATGTTGAACGAAATTCACTCTAAAAACACAGGAGAGCAGGTAGAAACACAGCAGCCACTGAGTGGCAAACGAAAGCATGATACGCTCTCCTCGCCTTGTTCGGTACCGTCAAAGCGACCAGCTATTGATTCGGTCGTAATCGACTGA